GGTCTCTCGCTGTGGCCGAACGCCCTGCGGGCCATCGCCGCCATCGACCCGGCCGCCGTCGACCAGTTGCGCGGGCGGAACGAGTTGCAGGACATGGTCGGGCTGCGCCGGCCGGACGGGCGCTGGCTCAGCCGGGTCGAGCCGAGCCCGGCCGGCGCCGAGGACGCCGACTCCGCCGGTGCTGCCGACGCCTTCACCGTTCCGCTGATGGTGACCCGGCCGAAGCTGTACGACGTACTCCGCGACCTGGTGCCCGCCGAGTCGCTCCACCTGGGCCGGACCGCGACCGGAGTGGACGCGGGGCCGGCCGGCGCGGTCGTACGTACCGACGGCGAGGAGTATCCCGCCGACCTGGTGGTGGCCGCGGACGGCATCCACAGCCGGCTGCGGACGTCGGTCGACCCGCGGACCCGGACCCGCGGCGCCGGCTACGTGACCTGGCGGGCGCTGATCCCGCCGGAGTCGGCGCCCGCGCTGGTGTCGGGCAGCGAGACCTGGGGGCGCGGCCAGCGGTTCGGCTGCATTCCGCTGGCCGACGGCGGCGTCTACTGGTACGCCACGCTCGCGCACGCCGACCCCCGCTACCGGGCCGACGGCGCCGAGGACCTGCCCGGGCTGTTCGCCGACTGGCACGATCCCGTTCCCCGGCTGCTCGGAGCCACCCCGCCGGACCGGATCATCCGTACCGACATCGAACTGCTGTGGCCGCTGCCGCGCACCTTCGTCCGCGACCGGCTGGTGCTCCTCGGCGACGCCGCGCACGCGATGACGCCCGACCTCGGCCAGGGTGCGTGCCAGGCGCTGGAGGACGCGGTGGAACTCGCGACCGTCGTGCGTTCCGCGGGGCCCGGCGAGGTGCCCGCGGCGCTGCCGGAGTACGACCGGCTCCGGCGGGCGCGCACCACCGGGCTGGCCAGGCAGGCGCGAGTGCTCGGACTGATCGGGCAGGTGCGCAACCCGTTGGGTGCGCGGCTGCGGGACCGGCTGATCTCGCTGGTGCCCGCGAACAAGGCCAGCCGCAGTCTCACCTCTCCGACCACCTGGGAGCCGACCGGCGTGCGTTCGTGAGACACGTCCCCGGAGATCCCGGCGAATCTCACCACGGGTCCCAGCGCTTGTGCGGGCTCTGTTACCGCACCACGGCCCTCGGGTGACTCCGGCTGAAACAGCGCCTTCCTAACGTCACCACGACCGGGTAACCGTGCCCCGCCGTGGGCGCCGTCGTGGGAGGACGCCGTGAGCACAACGCAGACGCCGACAGATTCGCCGACGGGGACCACGCCGAGGACGACGGGCCGGCTCGGCGGCCGGTGGATCGACCGCTGGGAGCCGGAGGACGCGGCGTTCTGGCGGCGTACCGGCCGCCGGGTGGCGACCCGCAACCTGCTGGTGTCGGTGTTCGCCGAGCACCTCGCGTTCTCGGTCTGGCTGGTGTGGAGCGTGACCGTCGTCGCGTTGCCGGCCGCCGGGTTCGCGTTCTCCGTCGACCGGTTGTTCTGGCTGGTGGCGCTGCCCAGCCTGGTGGGTTCGCTGCTGCGGCTGCCGTACACCTTCGCGGTGCCGAGGTTCGGCGGGCGGAACTGGACCGTGGTGAGCGCGCTGCTGTTGCTGGTGCCGGCGGTCGCGATGGCGCTCGCGGTGAGCGACCCGGGCACGCCGTACTGGGTGTTCGTGCTGGTCGCCGCCGCGGCCGGGCTCGGCGGCGGCAACTTCGCCTCGTCGATGACCAACATCTCGTTCTTCTTCCCCGAACGCGCCAAGGGCCTCGGCCTCGGCCTGAACGCGGCCGGCGGGAACCTCGGCACCAGCACGGTGCAGTTCCTGGTGCCGGTCGTGCTCGGCGCGGGTGCGGGGACGCTCGCGTACGCCGGGCTGATGTGGGTGCCGCTGATCGCGGTGTCGGCGGTGCTCGCTTGGTTCTGCATGGACAACCTCACCGTGTCGAGGGCGCCGGTCCGGGGTCAGCTGGCGGCGGCGAAGCGTCCGCACACGTGGGTGATGTCGCTGCTCTACATCGGGACGTTCGGTTCGTTCATCGGCTACTCGGCGGCGTACCCGCTGCTGGCGAAGACCGTGTTCCCGGACTCGGGCGCGACGAAGTACGCGTTCCTGGGCGCCCTGGCCGGCTCGCTGGCGCGGCCGGTCGGCGGCTGGCTGGCCGACCGCTGGGGCGGCGCCCGGGTCACCTGCGCGGTCTTCGCGGCGATGGTGGCCGGGATGGCGGTGCTGCTGGTCGCGGTGAACGCGGGGTCGCTGGGGTTGTTCGTCACGGCGTTCGCGGTGCTGTTCGTCGCCGCAGGCGTGGGCAACGGCTCGACGTACCGCATGGTCCCGGCGATCTTCGCCCGGCAGGGTGAACGCGACGAGCGGGCCGGTGTCCCCGGTGCCCGGCGGGCGGCGCTGACCGAGGCCGGCGCGGCGGTCGGGATCATCTCCGCGGTCGGCGCGTTCGGCGGCTTCCTGATCCCGCGGGCGTACGGCGCCTCGCTCGGCGCGACGGGCTCGGTCGCCGCCGCGGTCGTCGCGTACGCCGCCTTCTACGCCCTCTGTCTCGGCGTGACCTGGTGGTGCTACCTGCGCCGGCAGTTGCTGGTCGCCCGGATGCCGAGCCTGGCCGAGGCGGCTGTCTGAGCGATCCGGGGATCGGTGAGCGCCCGTTGACAGACACGAAACAGAGGGGACCCAGGCGTGAAACGGTGGGACCGCAGGCTCGACGACATGTCCGATTCGGTGGTGGCGGCGACGCACTGTCCGTACTGCGCCCTGCAGTGCGGGATGGAGCTGAGTGCCACGCCGGACTCCGCACCGGACGCGGGCGCCGTGCTGGTGGCGCCCCGCGCGCACGGCGACAACGCCGCCGCCCTGTGCCAGAAGGGCTGGACGGCGGCCGAACTCCTCACGTCCACCGACCGGTTGCGTACGCCGCTGGTGCGGGCCGCGCGCGGTGAGGCGCTCGCGCCCACGTCCTGGGAGGCGGCGTTCGGCACCGTCGCCGCGACGATCGCGCGGGTGCAGGCCGAGCACGGCCCGGGTGCCGTGGCGGTGCTCGGCGGCGGAGGGCTGACGAACGAGAAGGCCTACCTGCTGGGGAAGTTCGCCCGGACCGTTCTACGGACACCGAACATCGACTACAACGGCAGGTTCTGCATGTCGTCGGCGGCGGCCGCCGCCAACCGGGCGTTCGGGCTCGACCGCGGGCTGCCGTTCCCGCTCGGCGACATCGCCGCGGCCGACGTGGTGCTCCTCGTCGGCGGCAACGCGGCGGAGACGATGCCGCCGTTCCTGCGGGTGCTCACCGCACCGCGACCGGACACCGGCGGCCTGATCGTCGTCGATCCGCGGCGTACGCCCACGGCCGAGCGTGCCCGGCTGCACCTGCAGCCCACGCCCGGCACGGATCTCGCGCTCGCGCTGGGGCTGCTGCACATCGTGCTGGTGGAGGGGTACGCCGACACCGAGTACGTCGCCGCGCGCACCGACGGTCTGGCCGGCGTACGGCCGATCGCGATGAGCTACTGGCCCGAACGCGTCGAGCGGATCACCGGCGTGCCGGTGGCCCAGCAACGCGAGGCGGTACGGCTGCTGGCCACCGCCGGCCGGGCGGTGGTGCTCACCGGACGCGGCGCGGAGCAACACGCCAAGGGCACCGACACGGTGAGCGCGTTCGTCAACCTGGCCTTGGCACTGGGGCTGCCGGGCACACCGGGTTCGGGGTACGGCTGCCTCACCGGGCAGGGCAACGGGCAGGGCGGCCGCGAGCACGGGCAGAAGGCCGACCAGCTGCCGGGCTACCGCCGCATCGACGACCCGGCAGCCCGTGCGCACGTCGCCGCCGTCTGGGGGGTCGACCCGGACGACCTGCCCGGCCCGGGCCCGAGCGCGTACGAACTCCTGGACTCCCTCGGCCGGCCGGGTGGGCCTCGCGTCCTGCTGGTGTTCGGCACCAACCCGGTGGTCTCGGCGCCCGCGGCCGCACGGGTCGAGGAACGCCTGGCCGGTCTGGACCTGCTCGTGGTCTCCGACCTGGTGCGCTCGGAGACCGCCGACCTCGCGGACGTGGTGCTGCCCTCCGCGCAGTGGGCGGAGGAGGACGGCACGATGACCAACCTGGAGGGCCGGGTGATCCGTCGCCGCCGGCTGCGACCGCCACCCGGCGAGGTGCGTACCGACCTGGAGATCATGGCCGGGCTCACGGACGCACTGGGCCGCGGGCCGGCCGTGGAGACCGACCCCGAACGCGTCTTCGCCGAGCTCGGCCGGGCCAGCGCGGGCGGTCCCGCCGACTACGCGGGGATCAGCTACGAACGCATCGACGCCGAGGAGGGCGTCTTCTGGCCGTGCCCCTCGCCCGCGCACCCGGGCACGCCGCGGATGTTCCTGGACCGCTTCGCCACTTCGGACGGCCGGGCGCGGTTCGTCCCGGTCGAGCACCGGCCCGCGGTGGAGGACGTGGACGTGGCGTATCCGGTCTACCTCACCACCGGCCGGGTGCTCGCGCAGTACCAGAGCGGCGCCCAGACCAGGAGGGTCGGAGCGCTCCGGCGGGCGGCGCCGGGTCCGTTCGTGGAGGTGCATCCGGTGCTCGCCGAACGCCACGGCATCGCCGAGGGGGACGACGTACGGGTGGTGAGCAGGCGCGGCGTCGCCGTGGCACCGGCCCGGCTGACCGAGACGATCCGGGTGGACACGGTGTTCATGCCGTTCCACTGGCCGGGCGCCGGCCGGGCGAACGTGCTCACCAACCCCGCGCTGGACCCGACGTCGCGGATGCCGGAGTTCAAGGTCTGCGCCGTCCGGCTGGAACCTGTGGGCCGCGTGGTGCGCGAGCGGGCGGAGGCGACCCGATGAGCGTCGTCGTGGTGGGCAACGGGATGGCCGGTACGCGGTTCGCGGCCGACCTGCGTGCCCTCGACCCGCATCGTCCGCTGGTCGTCTTCGGCGCCGAGCCCGGCCGGGCTTACAACCGGATCCTGCTGCCGGAGGTGCTGTCCGGGCGGCTCACGCCGGACGACCTGGCGCTGCCCGAACCGTCGGGGGCGCTGGACCTGCGGTGTGGTGTGGCGGTCACCGCGATCGACCCGGACCGCCGGGTGGTCTACGCCGACGACGGCAGCCGGACGAGGTACGACGCGCTGGTGCTCGCCACCGGGAGCAGGCCGGTGATCCCTGCGGTCGAAGGGATCTGCCGCGACGACGGTTCGCTCGCCGACGGCGCGGCGGTGTTCCGTACCCTCGGCGACTGCCGGCGGATCCTGGCCGCGGCGCGCGGCGCCCGCGACGTGGTCGTGCTCGGCGGCGGGCTGCTCGGCCTGGAGGCCGCGCGCGGCCTGTCCAGGCGGGGACTCCGGGTCCGAGTCGTGCACGCCCGAGGTCAGCTGATGGAACGTCAACTCGACCTTGACGCCAGCCGCATCCTCACCAGCACGCTGGCCGGACTCGGGGTCGAGGTGCTGGTCGAGGCGGCTACCGCGGCGGTGGCCGGCGACGCGGACGGCCGGGTGCGGGGTGTCGTCCTGGACGACGGCACCCGGATTCCGGCCGATCTGCTGGTGGTCGCCTGCGGTGTACGGGCCGACACGGGCCCTGCTGTCAACGCCGGCTTGCGCACCGGCAGGGGGATCGTGGTGGACGACCGGATGCGTACGTCCGACCCGGCCGTCTACGCCCTCGGCGACTGCGCCGAACACCGCGGACGCGTGTACGGCCTGGTCGCCCCGGCCTGGGAGCAGGCCAGGGTCGCGGCCGGGGTGATCGCGGGCCGGGGCGGAACGTACGCCGGGTCGCGGCTGGTCACCCGGCTCAAGGCGCCCGGCATCGACCTCGCCACGATGGGCGACCCACACGTGCGCGACGAGAACACCGAGGTGGTGACCTTCGCCGACCCGGCGCGGCACGTCTACCAGAAGGTGCTCATCCGCGAACGCCGACTGGTCGGGGCGATCCTGCTCGGCGACAACCCGAGCGTCGGCACGGTCACGCAGCTGTTCGACCGGGACGCACCGGTGCCGGTGGACGCCCGGTCGCTGCTGTTCGCCCGCCCCGGCTCGGGGCCGGCCGCGAACGGGTCGCCGGGTGTGCCCGCCGCCGGCGACACGCTGTGCCGGTGCAACGGCGTCACCGCCGGCGGCATCGCCACCGCCTGGCTGGCCGGCGCCCGCACCACCGAGCAGGTCGCGCGGGCAACCCGCGCAAGCACAGGTTGCGGCGGCTGCCGCGACACCATCGAGGGGTTCGTCGCCGCGCTGTCCGCCGGCCCGGCGCACACCCCCGCGCCGGAGGAGGTGGTCGCATGAAGCTCGTCGTCGCCGGCAACGGCATGGTGGGGCAGCGGTTCGTGGAGGCACTGCGTGCCCGTGACAGCGCCGGCCGCTGGGAGGTGACGGTGCTCGCCGAGGAGAGCCGGCCCGCGTACGACCGGGTGGGCCTGTCGGCGTACTTCACCGGCACGTCGGCGGAGGACCTGTCGCTGGTGCCCGAAGGGTTCTACGACGACGCCCCGGCGGTGACCCTGCGACTCGGTGAGCCGGTGCTGTCGGTGGATCGCGACCGCCACGTGGTGACCACCGCGCGGGGTGAGTACGCCTACGACGCCCTGGTGCTGGCCACCGGGTCGTACCCGTTCGTGCCGCCGGTGCCGGGCAGCGACCTGCCGGGCTGCTTCGTCTACCGCACGCTGGAGGACCTGGAAGCACTCGCGGCGCACTGCGCCGGGCGGCGCGCGGGTGCGGTGGTCGGTGGTGGCCTGCTGGGGCTGGAGGCCGCGAACGCCCTTCGCCTGCTGGGACTTCGCACCCACGTGGTGGAGTTCGCGCCGCGGCTGATGCCGATGCAACTCGACGAGGCTGGCGGTGCGATGCTGCGCCGCCACGTCGAGGCGCTCGGCCTCACGGTGCACACCGCCACGAGGACCGAACGCCTGGAGGCGGGACCGGACGGCATCGTGGAGCGGATGGTGTTCGCCGCCGCCGAGGACGGCGCACCCGTCACCGGGGGCGCGGAGCCGGGCATCGACGTGGACACCGTCGTGTTCGCGGCCGGCGTCCGTCCCCGTGACGACCTCGCCCGCGCGTGTGGCCTCGAGGTCGGCCCGCGCGGCGGTGTGGTCGTCGACCGCACCTGTCGTACGTCTGACCCGGCCGTGTACGCGATCGGGGAGTGCGCGAACGTCGACGGGCAGGTGCACGGCCTGGTGGCGCCCGGCTACGCCATGGCCGAGGTGGTGGCCGCCCGGTTGCTGGGCGGTGACGACACCTTCGCCGCGGCGGACAGCTCGACCAAGCTCAAGCTGCTCGGCGTGGACGTGGCGAGCTTCGGCACGCCGGCCGGCGAACTCGACGTGGTCTACTCCGACCCCGCACACGGGATCTACGCCAAGCTGGCGTTGACAGACGACGCGCAGACCCTGCTCGGCGGGATCCTGGTCGGCGACGCCTCGGCGTACGCCGTGCTGCGGGCCGGTGTCAACGGCCCCTTGCCGGGGAAGCTGGCCGACTTCCTCGGCTCCGGCGAGGTGTCCGGCGACCTGCCCGGCGGCGCGCAGGTGTGCTCGTGTCACGCGGTCACCAAGGACGACATCCTCACCGCCGTGGGCGACGGCCACACCGACGTCGCCGGGCTGAAGGCGTGCACCCGGGCGGGCACCGGGTGCGGGTCGTGCGTACCGCTGCTGAAGACGCTGCTCACCCAGGCCGGCGTGGAGCAGTCGAAGGCGATGTGCGAACACTTCGCGTACTCCCGGCAGGAGCTCTTCGACCTGGTGCGGGTACGCGAGCTGCGCAGTTTCTCAAGGATCGTGGCGGAGTTCGGCACCGGCCGGGGATGCGACGTCTGCAAGCCCGCGATCGCCTCCATCCTGGCGAGTCTGGGCAACGGGCACATCCTGGACGGTGAGCAGGCCGCGCTGCAGGACACCAACGACCGCTTCCTCGCCAACCTGCAGCGCAACGGCACCTACTCCGTCGTGCCCCGCATCCCGGGCGGGGAGATCACGCCGGACAAGCTGCTGGTGATCGCCGAGGTGGCCCGCGACTTCGGCCTCTACACGAAGATCACCGGTGCCCAGCGCATCGACCTGCTCGGCGCCCGGGTTGAGCAGTTGCCGCTGATCTGGCGCCGGCTGGTCGACGCGGGGATGGAGTCCGGGCACGCGTACGGCAAGGCGGTCCGGACGGTGAAGTCCTGTGTGGGCACGACCTGGTGCCGCTTCGGCGTACAGGACTCGGTGAGTCTCGCCGTCAACCTGGAGTTGCGCTACCGCGGCCTGCGGTCCCCGCACAAGATCAAGGCGGGGGTGTCCGGTTGTGCGCGCGAGTGTGCCGAGGCGCGGGGCAAGGACGTCGGCGTGATCGCGACCGAGAACGGCTGGAACCTCTTCGTGGGCGGCAACGGCGGCTTCCGTCCCCGGCACGCGGACCTGTTCGCCACCGATCTGGACACCGAGACCCTCGTCCGGACCATCGACCGGTTCCTGATGTTCTACGTACGAACGGCCGACCGGCTCCAGCGCACCGCCGCCTGGATCGAGGGCATGGACGGTGGGCTGGACCATCTCCGGTCGGTGATCGTCGACGACACGCTCGGCATCTGTGCCGACCTCGACGCGGCCATGGAACGCCATGTCGCCGACTACAGCGACGAGTGGGCGGCGACCCTCGACGATCCGGACAAGCTCAGCCGCTTCGTGTCGTTCGTCAACGCACCCGGAACGCCGGATCCCTCGATCGAGTTCGTCACCCAACGCGGCCAGGCGGTACCCGCCGACGCGCCCGTCCTCGTCGCCGGACCCACCCTGGCGACGCGAACGCAAGGAGAGGTTGACAGATGACAGCAGTGCTGAGCAGGACTCCGGACACGGCTCCGGACACAAGGCCGGGCGGCGCCTGGGTCGCGGTGTGTGCCGAGACCGACCTGACGCCCGAACGCCCGGTCGCGGCACTGGTCGGCGAGGAACAGGTCGCGATCGTCCGCACCCACGACGGTCAGGTCTACGCCGTGGGCAACCGCGACCCCTTCTCCGGCGCGTACGTCCTGTCCCGCGGCATCGTCGGCAGCGCCGGTGAGGTTCCCGTGCTCATCTCGCCGATGTTCAAGCAGGCGTTCGACCTGCGGACCGGACAGTGTCTCGCAGCGCGGGGAGTGGCCGTGCCGACGTACGCCGTGACCGTCGGCGAAGGCGTCGTGTCCGTCGCCCTCGGGGCCAGGTCATGACTCCCGTCCAGCAGGGCGAGGTCCCGTCCACGGGTCTGGCGCCGCCGGCGGTGGCGAGCGTCGAGCCGCCGCGCGCCCACTCCGAGGCCTCGACGGAACTGCGGCCGCTCACCGGCTTCACCGTGGGGGTGACCGCCGCTCGCCGCCGGGAGGAGCTCGTCGCTCTCCTCGAACGTCGCGGCGCACGGGTCGTCGAGGCCCCGGCCATCCGGATCGTCCCGCTGGCCGACGACCGGGCGTTGCAGGCGGCCACCCGGCTGTGCCTGGCCCAGGGCATCGACGTCGCGGTGGCCACGACCGGGATCGGCTTCCGTGGCTGGCTGGAGGCGGCGGAGAGCGCCGGCCTGGCCGAGGGGCTGCTGGCCACCCTGGCCGGCGCCCGGTTGCTCGCGAGGGGGCCGAAGGCGCGGGGTGCGATCCGTGCGGCCGGGCTGACCGAGACGTGGGCACCCGCGTCGGAGTGTTCGGAGGAGGTGCTCGACCACCTGCTGGCCGGTGGCGTACGCGGTCTGCGGATCGCGGTCCAGCTGCACGGCGAGCCGTTGCCGGACTTCGTGGCGGCGCTGCGGGCGGCGGGTGCCTCGGTGGTCGAGGTGCCCGTCTACCGGTGGGTGCTGCCCGAGGACGTCGCGCCGCTGGTCCGGCTGGTGGAGCTGGTGAAGCTTCGCTACGTCGACGCGGTCACGTTCACCAGCGCACCGGCGGCGGCCGCGCTGCTGGAGGTGGCGGGTGCCGAGGAGGGGGCCGTGGTCGAGGCGTTCCGGAGCGGAGTGCTGGCCGCCTGCGTGGGACCGGTGGCCGCCGGTCCGCTCGCCCGGCGCGGCGTACCCACGTTGCAACCCGCCCGGGCCAGGCTCGGCGGGCTGGTGCGCACCCTGACCGACCGGCTGCCCGCACACCGCACCCGGCAGGTCGCGGTGGCCGGCCATCGGCTGGAGATCCGCGGCCACGCCGTCGTCGTGGACGGGGAGATGCGGATGCTCGCCCCCGCGCCGATGGCCGTGCTGCGGGCGCTCGTGGAGCATCCCGGCCGGGTGGTGTCCAGGGCGGATCTGCTGCGCACCCTCCCGCGCAGCGCCGACGGGCACGCGGTGGAGATGGCGATCGCGCGGCTGCGCGCCCGGCTGGGGGACTCCCACATCGTCGGTACGGTCACCAAACGGGGATATCGCCTCGCGATCGACCCGGCGGACGGCGGCTGAGCCGGGCGGCGGCCGAGCGGCCGAACTGTCGTGCCGTAGCGTCCGGTGGGTGACGGTGGCGCGTTCCCTGGTTCTGTTCGTGGTCGCGGCGCTCGCCGAGATCGGCGGCGCCTGGCTGATCTGGCAAGGTGTCCGCGAACACCGCGGTCTGGCCTGGATCGGCGCCGGCGTCATCGCGCTGGGGGCGTACGGCTTTGTCGCCACCCTTCAGCCGGACCCGAACTTCGGCCGGATCCTGGCCGCGTACGGCGGGGTCTTCGTGGCCGGCTCACTGGCCTGGGGCGTCGTCGTCGACCGGTTCAGGCCGGACCGATGGGACCTGCTCGGCGCCGCGATCTGCCTGGTGGGCGTGGCCGTGATCATGTACGTTCCCCGTCGCTGACCTCGCCGCGCCGCCGACCCGCCGTCAGTCCTCCGACAGCGGCGTGCGTGCGATCACCGCGGCGGCCAGCAGCTGGGCGTGCGCCGGCCGGCCCGGGTCGAGCCTGGTCAGCTTGGCCACCCGGTTCAGGCGGTAGTCGAGGGTGTTCGGGTGCACGTGCAGCTCGGCGGCGGCCTGCCGGCGGTTGTGCCCGCTCCGCTGGTAGGCGAGCAGCGTCTCCACCAGGTG
This Actinopolymorpha cephalotaxi DNA region includes the following protein-coding sequences:
- a CDS encoding FAD-dependent monooxygenase, which encodes MSTQQRRAVVVGAGVGGLAAAGALARDGWQVDLLERRPQIRAVGAGLSLWPNALRAIAAIDPAAVDQLRGRNELQDMVGLRRPDGRWLSRVEPSPAGAEDADSAGAADAFTVPLMVTRPKLYDVLRDLVPAESLHLGRTATGVDAGPAGAVVRTDGEEYPADLVVAADGIHSRLRTSVDPRTRTRGAGYVTWRALIPPESAPALVSGSETWGRGQRFGCIPLADGGVYWYATLAHADPRYRADGAEDLPGLFADWHDPVPRLLGATPPDRIIRTDIELLWPLPRTFVRDRLVLLGDAAHAMTPDLGQGACQALEDAVELATVVRSAGPGEVPAALPEYDRLRRARTTGLARQARVLGLIGQVRNPLGARLRDRLISLVPANKASRSLTSPTTWEPTGVRS
- a CDS encoding MFS transporter — encoded protein: MSTTQTPTDSPTGTTPRTTGRLGGRWIDRWEPEDAAFWRRTGRRVATRNLLVSVFAEHLAFSVWLVWSVTVVALPAAGFAFSVDRLFWLVALPSLVGSLLRLPYTFAVPRFGGRNWTVVSALLLLVPAVAMALAVSDPGTPYWVFVLVAAAAGLGGGNFASSMTNISFFFPERAKGLGLGLNAAGGNLGTSTVQFLVPVVLGAGAGTLAYAGLMWVPLIAVSAVLAWFCMDNLTVSRAPVRGQLAAAKRPHTWVMSLLYIGTFGSFIGYSAAYPLLAKTVFPDSGATKYAFLGALAGSLARPVGGWLADRWGGARVTCAVFAAMVAGMAVLLVAVNAGSLGLFVTAFAVLFVAAGVGNGSTYRMVPAIFARQGERDERAGVPGARRAALTEAGAAVGIISAVGAFGGFLIPRAYGASLGATGSVAAAVVAYAAFYALCLGVTWWCYLRRQLLVARMPSLAEAAV
- a CDS encoding molybdopterin oxidoreductase family protein yields the protein MSDSVVAATHCPYCALQCGMELSATPDSAPDAGAVLVAPRAHGDNAAALCQKGWTAAELLTSTDRLRTPLVRAARGEALAPTSWEAAFGTVAATIARVQAEHGPGAVAVLGGGGLTNEKAYLLGKFARTVLRTPNIDYNGRFCMSSAAAAANRAFGLDRGLPFPLGDIAAADVVLLVGGNAAETMPPFLRVLTAPRPDTGGLIVVDPRRTPTAERARLHLQPTPGTDLALALGLLHIVLVEGYADTEYVAARTDGLAGVRPIAMSYWPERVERITGVPVAQQREAVRLLATAGRAVVLTGRGAEQHAKGTDTVSAFVNLALALGLPGTPGSGYGCLTGQGNGQGGREHGQKADQLPGYRRIDDPAARAHVAAVWGVDPDDLPGPGPSAYELLDSLGRPGGPRVLLVFGTNPVVSAPAAARVEERLAGLDLLVVSDLVRSETADLADVVLPSAQWAEEDGTMTNLEGRVIRRRRLRPPPGEVRTDLEIMAGLTDALGRGPAVETDPERVFAELGRASAGGPADYAGISYERIDAEEGVFWPCPSPAHPGTPRMFLDRFATSDGRARFVPVEHRPAVEDVDVAYPVYLTTGRVLAQYQSGAQTRRVGALRRAAPGPFVEVHPVLAERHGIAEGDDVRVVSRRGVAVAPARLTETIRVDTVFMPFHWPGAGRANVLTNPALDPTSRMPEFKVCAVRLEPVGRVVRERAEATR
- a CDS encoding FAD-dependent oxidoreductase, translating into MSVVVVGNGMAGTRFAADLRALDPHRPLVVFGAEPGRAYNRILLPEVLSGRLTPDDLALPEPSGALDLRCGVAVTAIDPDRRVVYADDGSRTRYDALVLATGSRPVIPAVEGICRDDGSLADGAAVFRTLGDCRRILAAARGARDVVVLGGGLLGLEAARGLSRRGLRVRVVHARGQLMERQLDLDASRILTSTLAGLGVEVLVEAATAAVAGDADGRVRGVVLDDGTRIPADLLVVACGVRADTGPAVNAGLRTGRGIVVDDRMRTSDPAVYALGDCAEHRGRVYGLVAPAWEQARVAAGVIAGRGGTYAGSRLVTRLKAPGIDLATMGDPHVRDENTEVVTFADPARHVYQKVLIRERRLVGAILLGDNPSVGTVTQLFDRDAPVPVDARSLLFARPGSGPAANGSPGVPAAGDTLCRCNGVTAGGIATAWLAGARTTEQVARATRASTGCGGCRDTIEGFVAALSAGPAHTPAPEEVVA
- the nirB gene encoding nitrite reductase large subunit NirB, giving the protein MKLVVAGNGMVGQRFVEALRARDSAGRWEVTVLAEESRPAYDRVGLSAYFTGTSAEDLSLVPEGFYDDAPAVTLRLGEPVLSVDRDRHVVTTARGEYAYDALVLATGSYPFVPPVPGSDLPGCFVYRTLEDLEALAAHCAGRRAGAVVGGGLLGLEAANALRLLGLRTHVVEFAPRLMPMQLDEAGGAMLRRHVEALGLTVHTATRTERLEAGPDGIVERMVFAAAEDGAPVTGGAEPGIDVDTVVFAAGVRPRDDLARACGLEVGPRGGVVVDRTCRTSDPAVYAIGECANVDGQVHGLVAPGYAMAEVVAARLLGGDDTFAAADSSTKLKLLGVDVASFGTPAGELDVVYSDPAHGIYAKLALTDDAQTLLGGILVGDASAYAVLRAGVNGPLPGKLADFLGSGEVSGDLPGGAQVCSCHAVTKDDILTAVGDGHTDVAGLKACTRAGTGCGSCVPLLKTLLTQAGVEQSKAMCEHFAYSRQELFDLVRVRELRSFSRIVAEFGTGRGCDVCKPAIASILASLGNGHILDGEQAALQDTNDRFLANLQRNGTYSVVPRIPGGEITPDKLLVIAEVARDFGLYTKITGAQRIDLLGARVEQLPLIWRRLVDAGMESGHAYGKAVRTVKSCVGTTWCRFGVQDSVSLAVNLELRYRGLRSPHKIKAGVSGCARECAEARGKDVGVIATENGWNLFVGGNGGFRPRHADLFATDLDTETLVRTIDRFLMFYVRTADRLQRTAAWIEGMDGGLDHLRSVIVDDTLGICADLDAAMERHVADYSDEWAATLDDPDKLSRFVSFVNAPGTPDPSIEFVTQRGQAVPADAPVLVAGPTLATRTQGEVDR
- the nirD gene encoding nitrite reductase small subunit NirD, with product MTAVLSRTPDTAPDTRPGGAWVAVCAETDLTPERPVAALVGEEQVAIVRTHDGQVYAVGNRDPFSGAYVLSRGIVGSAGEVPVLISPMFKQAFDLRTGQCLAARGVAVPTYAVTVGEGVVSVALGARS
- a CDS encoding uroporphyrinogen-III synthase, which codes for MTPVQQGEVPSTGLAPPAVASVEPPRAHSEASTELRPLTGFTVGVTAARRREELVALLERRGARVVEAPAIRIVPLADDRALQAATRLCLAQGIDVAVATTGIGFRGWLEAAESAGLAEGLLATLAGARLLARGPKARGAIRAAGLTETWAPASECSEEVLDHLLAGGVRGLRIAVQLHGEPLPDFVAALRAAGASVVEVPVYRWVLPEDVAPLVRLVELVKLRYVDAVTFTSAPAAAALLEVAGAEEGAVVEAFRSGVLAACVGPVAAGPLARRGVPTLQPARARLGGLVRTLTDRLPAHRTRQVAVAGHRLEIRGHAVVVDGEMRMLAPAPMAVLRALVEHPGRVVSRADLLRTLPRSADGHAVEMAIARLRARLGDSHIVGTVTKRGYRLAIDPADGG
- a CDS encoding YnfA family protein encodes the protein MTVARSLVLFVVAALAEIGGAWLIWQGVREHRGLAWIGAGVIALGAYGFVATLQPDPNFGRILAAYGGVFVAGSLAWGVVVDRFRPDRWDLLGAAICLVGVAVIMYVPRR